From Paenibacillus sp. FSL H8-0537:
GGCGTTGGGCCAAAGACCGTGGATTACCGCGAATAGCGGGTCATCATTCCGGGATGAAAGCGGTCAGACGCATTACGATGGCAGCAGACAGGCTCGGCGTTAAATATTTAACGCTTTATGCTTTTTCGACGGAAAACTGGAAAAGGCCTAAAGATGAAGTTGATTTTTTAATGAAGCTCCCTCAGCAATTTTTGGAAATTGAAATAGATGATTTAATGGAGAAAAATGTTCAGGTTCGCGTCATGGGGCACAGGGAGGACCTACCTTCCTTTACCATTAAAGCGTTGGACGAAGCAATGAGCAAGACCGCAAATAATACGGGACTCGTACTTACTTTTGCGCTAAACTATGGCAGCCGCAAGGAAATGCTTGAAGCGATCAAGGAGATCGCAGCGGATGTGCAAGAAGGACGGCTCACCTGTGACCAAATAGATGATCATGTGATGAGTTCCCATTTACTGACCCGCGACCTTCCAGATCCTGATCTGCTGATTCGCACAAGCGGAGAATTGCGTTTGAGCAATTTTATGCTCTGGCAGCTTGCCTACAGCGAAATGTGGTTTACAGACGTCTATTGGCCTGAATTTTCGGAGACCCATTTGGAAGAAGCGATTGAGGAGTATGGGCGGCGCGCACGGCGATATGGCGGACTATAAGCTTCGATAACGGAGTGTGACCTATACATTGAAACAGCGAATAGTGACGGGAGTAGTAGCAGGCGCATTTTTTATTGCGCTTGCAGTAGCGGGAAGCTGGCTATATGCCGCTTTGCTCGTATTGCTCGCGATGGTAGGCTTTACTGAATATGTCAAGATGAACGGCCAAGCTTGGGCTCATCCGGCTTCATTGCTCGGATACGCGGGTGTGCTGTTTTTTGTGCTACCATGGAACCTGATTGGGGTAGAAACGCCATCCTTCATGTTTGTAACATGGGTGCTGGCATTCCTGCTGCTTGCTTTAACGGTTTTGACCAAAAACAAAACAACGATAGACCATGCGGCACTTATGCTGCTTGGTGCACTGTACGTTGGCCTGGGTTTTGGAGCGATGAATACGGTAAGACAGATGGACGATCATGGCTTGTTTTGGACATTTTTGCTTCTTGGCTGCATATGGTCCTCAGACATTGGCGCCTATTTTGCGGGGAAGGCTTTTGGCAAAAACAAGCTCTGGCCGTCCATTAGTCCAAATAAAACGATTGAGGGGGCGCTCGGAGGCGTTGTGCTGTCGCTTGTTGTGGCGGCTATCGGCGCATTTTTATTCCCCGACTTCATCGTATTTGGCAAGGCGCTTCTTATTGGGCTGCTTGCCGCTGTAGCTGGTCAGTTTGGTGATTTGATTCAGTCGGCTTACAAACGAGTACGTGATATAAAAGATACAGGAAATGTACTGCCTGGTCATGGCGGCGTTTTGGATCGTTGCGACAGCTGGATTATCGTTTTTCCATTGATCGTGCTCTCCGGACTGCTTCCTTTATAATTTGTAAAACAGGCAAAAAGCACATGTATAATCCGAGTGTCAGAGGAGATTGAGATGAAAAAAATAACGATTCTTGGATCAACAGGCTCCATTGGCACGCAAACGCTGGATGTTATTGCAAACGACCCGGAGCGTTTTCAGGTTGTCGGCTTATCGGCGGGCAGCAATACGGACCTGCTTATTTCGCAGGCAATCCGCTTCAAGCCATCCATCGTTTGCTTGTCAACGAAGGAAGCGGCTGAAGCGGTAGCCTCTTCGCTGCCTGCGGGAACTCGGGTCATTTATGGCGAGCAGGGCTTGATTGAGCTTGCTGGAGCAACAGAGGCTGATATCGTCGTTACGGCGCTTGTGGGCAGCAGAGGACTCCCTGCGACGCTTGCAGCAATTGAAGCTGGCAAAA
This genomic window contains:
- a CDS encoding isoprenyl transferase, translating into MISRLWAKFSKSSPRPAAPPQLDNVPKHVAVIMDGNGRWAKDRGLPRIAGHHSGMKAVRRITMAADRLGVKYLTLYAFSTENWKRPKDEVDFLMKLPQQFLEIEIDDLMEKNVQVRVMGHREDLPSFTIKALDEAMSKTANNTGLVLTFALNYGSRKEMLEAIKEIAADVQEGRLTCDQIDDHVMSSHLLTRDLPDPDLLIRTSGELRLSNFMLWQLAYSEMWFTDVYWPEFSETHLEEAIEEYGRRARRYGGL
- a CDS encoding phosphatidate cytidylyltransferase, encoding MKQRIVTGVVAGAFFIALAVAGSWLYAALLVLLAMVGFTEYVKMNGQAWAHPASLLGYAGVLFFVLPWNLIGVETPSFMFVTWVLAFLLLALTVLTKNKTTIDHAALMLLGALYVGLGFGAMNTVRQMDDHGLFWTFLLLGCIWSSDIGAYFAGKAFGKNKLWPSISPNKTIEGALGGVVLSLVVAAIGAFLFPDFIVFGKALLIGLLAAVAGQFGDLIQSAYKRVRDIKDTGNVLPGHGGVLDRCDSWIIVFPLIVLSGLLPL